A genome region from Erythrolamprus reginae isolate rEryReg1 chromosome 4, rEryReg1.hap1, whole genome shotgun sequence includes the following:
- the KCNE1 gene encoding potassium voltage-gated channel subfamily E member 1 yields MAMPSNNTALTLILSKLLEDCVVKKKDPTPVPFIDSSDHLEVVFILLLLGIFGSITFGVMISYIRSKKLEHSNDPYNIYIATDLWQKRDQANLQAKVVENYKTCCVWKNEHAVEQPTNHIPEVKS; encoded by the coding sequence ATGGCAATGCCATCCAACAACACAGCCCTAACATTAATCCTCTCAAAATTGCTAGAAGACTGTGTAGTGAAGAAAAAAGACCCCACGCCTGTACCATTCATTGATTCTAGTGACCATCTGGAAGTAGTGTTTATACTTCTGCTGCTTGGAATTTTTGGATCCATCACCTTTGGGGTCATGATCAGCTATATCCGCTCCAAAAAGTTGGAACATTCCAATGACCCCTACAATATCTACATCGCCACTGATCTCTGGCAGAAGAGGGATCAAGCCAACTTGCAGGCCAAAGTAGTAGAAAATTATAAAACATGTTGTGTGTGGAAAAATGAGCATGCTGTCGAACAACCTACTAATCATATCCCTGAAGTGAAATCTTAA